From a single Bacteroidia bacterium genomic region:
- a CDS encoding T9SS type A sorting domain-containing protein — protein sequence MKKLITLSLAVIGLMLTSSAQIFNSGFESWKTDTIYELPETFLTGTYGLGYIFAGQSNVTKVNGCNGLGIRLESFENGTDTLPGFIYTGKPGFEIDGGGIPYIGMPDSFTLCMRYDIAAGDTGLIALFFQAGGTFTYIALFPITGSSGQNWTNVAFDIDSFFTQPDTLSIIITSGGFDNPLPGSWLEIDNLVFTGTSEQIPGGDFENWTVVSDDDPEGWRSIDPTVVAVNGLPTVTRVEEAFEGSAAVRIETQILPFEDTLALITNGLIDDNGIHGGKPYTGPSKPGNLGGFYKYLPVGNDTAFAYVVFTVFNGFTGQTEVLGTFQKKLVPSAEWDYFEVPVDLSASILNPDTVLIVFAASDPDHIASNATVGIGSVLFLDALAFDLTDGIDNWADTHQLNIFPNPATDILFTEWETDTYTANMTLTLFSPQGQVVYQEKNMAGSPGKNTHSLDVNNFPSGVYILQLSDNDQTFLVREKVVIRK from the coding sequence ATGAAAAAACTCATCACACTTTCTCTGGCTGTAATCGGCCTTATGCTGACTTCCTCTGCCCAAATCTTCAATAGTGGATTTGAAAGCTGGAAAACGGATACGATATACGAGTTACCAGAAACCTTTCTGACAGGAACCTACGGGCTGGGTTATATTTTTGCAGGGCAGTCCAATGTCACGAAAGTGAATGGCTGTAACGGATTGGGCATACGCCTCGAATCCTTTGAAAATGGTACAGACACGCTCCCCGGATTTATCTATACAGGAAAACCGGGATTTGAAATTGACGGCGGGGGAATCCCCTACATCGGCATGCCCGACTCGTTTACGCTCTGTATGCGCTACGACATTGCCGCCGGAGATACGGGACTGATTGCCTTATTTTTCCAGGCGGGCGGCACATTTACCTATATCGCGTTGTTTCCTATCACGGGTTCTTCCGGGCAAAACTGGACCAATGTGGCTTTTGACATAGATTCTTTTTTTACCCAACCCGATACTTTATCTATCATTATTACTTCCGGCGGATTTGACAACCCGCTTCCCGGAAGTTGGTTAGAAATAGACAACCTGGTGTTCACAGGTACTTCCGAACAAATTCCCGGCGGTGATTTTGAAAACTGGACAGTCGTTTCAGATGATGATCCCGAAGGGTGGCGAAGTATTGACCCAACCGTTGTAGCCGTCAATGGATTACCAACAGTCACGCGGGTAGAAGAGGCATTTGAAGGCAGCGCGGCAGTAAGAATAGAAACCCAGATCCTGCCTTTTGAAGATACATTGGCGCTGATTACCAACGGACTTATCGACGACAATGGCATCCACGGAGGGAAACCGTATACTGGTCCTTCAAAGCCTGGAAATTTGGGTGGATTTTATAAGTACTTACCGGTGGGAAATGATACGGCATTTGCCTATGTAGTCTTCACGGTTTTCAATGGATTTACAGGGCAAACCGAAGTATTGGGCACATTTCAAAAGAAGCTGGTCCCATCGGCAGAATGGGACTACTTCGAAGTACCGGTTGATCTTAGCGCATCTATCCTGAATCCGGATACGGTTTTGATTGTTTTTGCCGCCAGTGATCCCGATCATATCGCCTCAAATGCTACCGTGGGCATCGGCAGTGTATTATTCCTTGATGCCCTGGCTTTTGATCTCACAGATGGAATAGACAATTGGGCAGATACGCACCAGCTAAACATTTTCCCCAACCCGGCTACGGATATATTGTTTACAGAATGGGAAACAGATACCTACACCGCGAACATGACGCTCACGCTGTTTTCCCCCCAGGGACAGGTCGTCTATCAGGAAAAAAATATGGCAGGCAGCCCCGGAAAAAACACGCATTCTCTGGATGTAAACAATTTTCCCTCAGGCGTTTATATTCTGCAACTTTCTGATAATGATCAGACCTTTTTAGTAAGGGAAAAAGTGGTCATCAGAAAATAG
- a CDS encoding DUF3943 domain-containing protein: MRLLLPYPLMLLFLYLYFPSVLAQTDIILSSTDFAFTHQDQHIPSAYTSPELNFRNANKGIGPKIIRGNFLCASYNLSIGAGLFLLPSDITNWERSAFLPAVGPNLRRAWTRQPVWDNDGFIINYIGHSYQGAWYYNSIRSQGAKVWEASLFCLGQSLLWEYGYEAVKEQPSRQDLFTTPLGGIFFGELTHRITRRMRRRGFNFGEKVFITAFNPSYVLNNGYR, translated from the coding sequence ATGCGGCTACTCCTCCCCTATCCATTGATGTTATTGTTCCTTTATCTGTATTTCCCTTCAGTCCTTGCTCAAACAGATATTATCCTTTCATCCACAGATTTTGCATTCACCCATCAGGATCAGCATATTCCATCAGCCTATACTTCGCCGGAGCTTAATTTTCGCAATGCAAACAAGGGCATTGGCCCCAAAATCATTCGTGGTAATTTCCTATGTGCCTCCTATAACCTGTCGATTGGCGCAGGTTTGTTTCTTCTCCCTTCAGACATAACCAATTGGGAGAGATCTGCATTTCTGCCAGCCGTTGGCCCCAACCTCCGGAGAGCGTGGACCCGTCAGCCAGTATGGGATAACGATGGGTTCATTATCAACTATATAGGCCACAGCTATCAGGGAGCCTGGTATTACAACAGCATCCGCAGCCAGGGAGCAAAAGTATGGGAGGCTTCCCTATTTTGTCTCGGTCAGTCATTGCTTTGGGAATATGGCTATGAAGCCGTAAAAGAACAACCCAGCAGACAGGATCTATTTACGACGCCCTTGGGGGGAATATTTTTCGGAGAACTTACCCACCGGATTACGCGACGCATGCGTCGCAGAGGGTTTAATTTTGGCGAGAAGGTATTCATTACTGCCTTTAATCCCTCCTATGTACTCAACAACGGATACCGATAG